In Solea senegalensis isolate Sse05_10M linkage group LG6, IFAPA_SoseM_1, whole genome shotgun sequence, one genomic interval encodes:
- the eri2 gene encoding ERI1 exoribonuclease 2 has translation MSTRKLAKELGLLRQRSQSSTGSKKSLVSNQIFSYLIVIDFESTCWKEKNNYSQEIIEFPAVLLNTSSGEVESEFHTYVQPQEHPTLSEFCTELTGITQMQVEAGIPLRICLSRFCRWLQNLQLEMGVVFPNSQQRCSAPSPSQKLCTFLTWSDWDLGVCLQYECKRKQLHKPDVLNSWIDLRSTYRLFYNRKPKGLNGALQDLGIQFTGREHSGLDDARNTAQLAVRMMRDGCVMKITRSLERTPSVVNPVFGNLTSDKTKGKPNINKEENIRITKSSSTIPSESCQIKSRSAGNAVNLDPKENSVQESVQNLILPKTILNAATAPLWGHSRAMATAVAVTDLSSVLVTTSSPRSSSNKSLVLCSTTLGCLSHLPQPNQVTKTGLIVQLEKDESEEFSVETEERCGSYDDVVLENDNVMNEADGDCGAEYVSDFDSGCYVEDEPQHLHLTKAQVTLKENMSAGMDSETIRLSTTSAKKSMGHLTTISEPYFAVPKTVICGSKTNWHKSGHKISPQIQDKSYGVLKNNKTNTPSPLGHKTFIPGNTSTPNASFTKPKAFIQIRKNTETPRSSFTIYTDSARQAGTPSHSSSFSTLNTPKNVLRSLPANTHSSCINRSSTSVTTKRGQKITSPLCSCGRRAKRQVVSNGGPNHDRGFYCCPVRRSGSGGRIQKGCEFFKWESSLMKSVSPAALASVSLGQINSTFN, from the exons ATGTCGACAAGGAAACTGGCCAA AGAGCTTGGGTTATTAAGGCAGCGGAGTCAGTCTTCCACTGGGTCAAAGAAGTCACTTGTGTCCA ATCAAATATTTTCATACTTGATTGTGATTGATTTTGAGTCTACATGctggaaagagaaaaacaactatAGCCAGGAAATTA TTGAGTTTCCTGCTGTTTTGCTGAACACGTCCTCAGGAGAAGTTGAGTCTGAGTTTCACACATATGTTCAACCCCAAGAACATCCTACTCTCTCTGAGTTCTGCACTGAACTGACTGGGATCACACAG ATGCAAGTAGAGGCAGGGATCCCCCTCCGGATCTGTCTGTCTCGATTCTGCCGCTGGCTGCAAAACCTGCAGCTTGAGATGGGTGTAGTCTTTCCCAACAGCCAACAGAGATGTTCTGCACCTTCACCTTCTCAAAAGCTGTGTACTTTCCTCACATGGTcag ACTGGGATCTTGGAGTTTGTTTGCAGTACGAGTGTAAACGTAAGCAGCTCCATAAACCTGATGTGCTCAACAGCTGGATAGACCTGAGAAGCACATACAGA CtattttacaacaggaaacctAAAGGCCTGAATGGGGCACTGCAAGATCTAGGAATTCAGTTTACAGGGAGAGAACATtcag GGTTGGATGATGCCCGAAATACAGCTCAGCTGGCAGTGAGAATGATGAGGGATGGGTGTGTGATGAAGATCACCAGAAGCCTTGAGAGG ACCCCATCCGTGGTCAATCCTGTGTTTGGAAACCTAACTTCAGACAAGACAAAAGGAAAACCCAACATcaataaagaggaaaatatcCGTATTACAAAGTCATCATCCACGATTCCTTCTGAATCCTGTCAAATAAAGTCACGTTCAGCGGGAAATGCTGTAAATCTTGACCCAAAAGAAAATTCAGTTCAGGAATCTGTCCAAAACCTGATCTTACCCAAGACAATTCTGAATGCTGCTACTGCACCACTGTGGGGACACAGCAGGGCAATGGCTACAGCAGTGGCTGTCACTGATCTTTCTTCAGTTCTGGTAACCACTTCCTCACCACGCAGTAGTAGTAACAAAAGCCTTGTTCTGTGTTCTACTACTTTGGGCTGCCTATCTCATCTGCCTCAACCAAACCAGGTCACAAAAACTGGATTGATTGTGCAACTTGAGAAAGATGAAAGTGAAGAATTTTCAgtggaaacagaggagaggtgtGGTTCATATGACGATGTGGTGCTGGAGAATGATAATGTTATGAATGAAGCTGATGGAGACTGTGGCGCTGAGTACGTATCAGATTTTGACAGTGGGTGTTACGTAGAAGATGAAcctcaacatttacatttaacaaaggCTCAGGTCACATTGAAGGAAAACATGAGTGCTGGGATGGACTCTGAGACCATTCGCCTTTCCACAACATCTGCAAAGAAGAGCATGGGGCATCTCACAACAATCTCAGAGCCATATTTTGCAGTGCCAAAGACTGTTATTTGTGGCTCCAAAACAAATTGGCACAAATCAGGACATAAGATATCTCCACAAATCCAAGATAAGTCATATGGAGtcctaaaaaacaacaaaacaaacacaccatctCCACTAGGGCACAAAACGTTCATTCCTGGAAACACATCCACACCTAATGCTTCATTTACCAAACCCAAAGCATTTATACAAATCAGGAAAAATACAGAGACTCCAAGGTCTTCCTTCACCATCTACACTGACTCAGCAAGACAGGCTGGAACCCCCTCCCATTCTTCCTCATTCAGCACTCTTAACACACCCAAGAATGTCCTCCGCTCTTTGCCAgccaacacacactcatcatgTATCAACCGTTCCTCCACTTCTGTGACAACAAAAAGAGGACAGAAGATCACATCCCCACTGTGCTCATGTGGACGCCGTGCCAAGCGGCAGGTTGTGTCAAATGGTGGTCCGAACCATGACCGGGGGTTTTACTGCTGTCCAGTCCGCCGTTCAGGCAGTGGAGGCAGGATCCAGAAGGGATGTGAGTTCTTCAAATGGGAATCATCCCTGATGAAGAGTGTCTCCCCAGCTGCTCTGGCCTCTGTGTCACTGGGCCAGATCAACTCGACTTTTAACTGA
- the LOC122771352 gene encoding THUMP domain-containing protein 1-like: MSAVPNESRKRNRKRYAYGYFHTKRHKGPRELDVGMEGILVTCNNEKTCTPEALNLLSEYADKLYGPDSLHDDAESISEELEAGASRPQQEKYFQAMKSGAHNVIFIRTQNLEPDKLVHSILSDLHTTKKKKSNEILRMLPVTGTCMAFHEEIVRYLTTFLEPWFRAPNYATYHIAFKGRDIGYKKTDEIMKSIAGVLGRLNRKNKLELTNPQLTIIIEVIKAVCCISVVRDYKLYRKYNIQEILKVDAPKPDATSAKTDANKPEEEGNQKEEDTKHEDKTGDLENGKNVSEDDKKVDKGQGEGE, from the exons ATGTCGGCCGTGCCAAACGAGTCGAGGAAACGGAACCGAAAGCGATATGCGTACGGATACTTTCATACCAAGCGGCACAAGGGTCCCCGGGAGCTGGACGTGGGCATGGAGGGAATCCTAGTCACCTGCAACAACGAGAAGACGTGCACACCAGAGGCCCTCAACCTGCTCAGTGAATACGCTGACAAGCTCTATGGACCGGATTCG TTGCATGATGATGCTGAGAGCATCAGTGAAGAACTAGAGGCTGGAGCATCGAGACCACAACAGGAGAAATACTTTCAGGCTATGAAGAGTGGGGCACACAATGTGATCTTCATCAGAACTCAAAATTTGG AACCTGATAAGTTGGTTCATTCCATCCTGTCTGATCTTCACACCACCAAGAAGAAAAAGTCCAATGAGATTCTTCGGATGCTGCCA GTAACTGGAACATGCATGGCCTTCCACGAGGAAATAGTGAGGTACCTAACTACTTTCTTGGAACCATGGTTCAGAGCACCAAACTATGCTACCTATCACATCGCCTTCAAGGGCCGCGACATCGGCTACAAGAAGACAGATGAAATCATGAAATCAATTGCAG GTGTTCTGGGGAGGTTGAATCGTAAAAACAAACTGGAGTTGACAAACCCACAACTGACAATCATCATTGAGGTTATCAAGGCCGTGTGTTGCATCAGTGTGGTTAGAGACTATAAACTGTATAGAAAGTACAACATTCAGGAAATACTAAAAGTGGATGCACCAAAGCCTGATGCGACCTCAGCAAAAACTGATGCAAACAAACCCGAGGAGGAGGGGAATCAGAAGGAAGAGGACACAAAACATGAAGACAAGACGGGTGATTTggaaaatggcaaaaatgtttCGGAGGACGACAAGAAGGTTGATAAGGGTCAAGGTGAAGGAGAGTAA